The Chamaesiphon minutus PCC 6605 DNA window CAGAAGCCGTAATCGTGGGGCTGACTCCGGCATTAGTGTCTCCAGCAGCATAGGCAAGGTTGCCATCGACGTTAGTTGCACCCAGACCACCACCTCCGATGCGAAGATTTTGCCCGTTAGCCCCTGTAATCCGCAGCGCGTCTGCTGCTGGATTGAAGTCTACTCCTGAAATCGTGCCACTATTAAAAGTAGGGGAGATCGTATTTACAAGAGTGGCGTTACCGCTGGCAGGATCGATCGCGAATACGCCATTATTAGTAATCCCGTAAAGCTGACCGTTAGCTGGGCGATAGTCGATCCCCAGCAGCGTAGCACTCAGATCGGCTCCAGTCACACCGCGCGTCGTCGTCGAATTAGGAGTAGCCGAATCGAAGAACACCAGTGTGTTACCGCCCGCTAGACCTGTGAGCGCGACTCCTGCTGCCGATCGAGCGACACTGACAAACTCAAACATCGTAGCTACGGAGAGTACTGTAATTAAGGTACCGAGCTTACTAAATTTCATCGTCACTTTCTTATTACTGATGTAGATGGATCTTGACAGCAGATGAGTCGTCAATGCGATCGATTTGATTCAGTATACGCAGACGAGATCCAAATGGATCTCTCCAATTGGATAGATTTAATTGGATAGATTTTCGATCTAATACAATTTGCCCAGACTCTAAATCTACAGTTGTCGATCGAAAACTCGAACGTAAAACCCGATTGCTGATTCAGTAGTACAGTGGATGATAGGTATCTACTCGCTACAGCTAACCAGATGAAACAAACCCGCTATATTACTACCACAATTCAAGTAGGTAATCGACTAGAAATCGATCTGCCGAATATTCCGATTCCGCAAAGCGGAGGCTACGCCAACGAGGTCATCTTGATTATTCCCGATGCTTCAGACTCTAACCTTCAATCCATCGATCGACGATCTTTTATCAAGCTATCGATTCTCGAAACAGATGCTACGCCAACGAAGAACGCCGTCGCATCTGAGCACAACAAGCCGAAGCCGCCATACCTTACTACCAACAGACCAAAGCAGAATGGGAACAATGGATTAACCTCGATTATTCAGCAAGCCCTAAATAACATCCAAAAAATGAGCCAAAGCCCAGATTGGGCTTTGGCTCGACGAGCGAGAAATTTCGCTAGCTGGAGCAGGTTTGTCGCGATCGATAACGGAGCTAGAATCGAAAACCAGCACCGACACTCAAGCCCGTACCTTGACCGCGATCGTTACTCAAAGGTACGATGAGCGAGCCTTTAAGACGGAGGCTATCGCTGAGATCGACATCGGCACCGCCGACCAAGCTAAAAGTTGTGGCGTTAATGTTGTTTGTGCTGTTGTAGTCTACAGAAGCACCAACGAAGGGTGTAATCGCAAGAGTACTGTCATTATTTCTAAGCGGGATATCATAAGTCAACGCAGTACCAAAGTCCGTACCATTGCTCGGAAAGTAGATAAATGGCCGTAAAGAGAGATTATCGCTGATGCTAAATTTAGAATCAACCCCAATCGCTGTTTGTCCGTTACCAAACAAAATAGATGGGCCGATCGAACTCTGACGTACTTGTACGGGACTTGGAGGAATTGGCGGAGGAGGGTCAATTTGCGCGCTAGCTGGTGTAGTCATGCCGACAGTCAGGATCGAAGATAGCAGTGCGACAAATGCAATTAGCTTGGTTTTCATTCTATTTGCTTTGAGATTTCAAATTTGTTGATTTTGTGAGGTATTTCGAGCACCTGAAAACAAGGATTGTCGTGGTGCATGAATTAAATATTCATATTGATAACTTAATGATTTTTAATCTATGTTTATATCCATCGATAGTTAGAGATCTCAACTAGGTAGTGCCTAACTAAAGTAACGATCTCAGCTTAAATTGCTGTGAGTAGATGGTGGAAGCAGCCCAAGTGTTATCGTGACTGGATCTGTCGCAGCAAAAATTCATGTCTATGGAGCTAGAATGCACAAAATCCACGATCTCCTAGATCGTTCAGTTCAAGTATTCAATCTATCATTCGACAGATTAAGGTTAGCTTCTGACTGGCTCGCCACTCGATTTAAGATCATAAATACTCAACCGCTCAACCTGAACCAAGCTCTCATCTGTATCGGGGCGGGGATTCCAGTTGTGATTCCAGCTCTACTATTCGATCGATTTGCACCGATGCGATAAATTTGGCGCAATCTATACAATCTTCGATCTAAAGGACGAGGGCTTTGTGTAGATATTCTTCGATCTAAAATAGTATTTAATTACTACAAAGATTGCAAACAAAGTATGCCGATCGGCAGATAATTTTGGTAGACAACTTGTTGCAAACTTTAAATTAATAGCACCACTTAAGATTTTCAAAATACTCGAAATAACAAGCTACAACCGGAATAGTATCTTTATTTTTGGCTAGCTTTTATGTCGAGTTTTTAATAATTTCACTCGTACATACGAGTGAAAAACCAATAAATATCCGATTGTAAATTTGTTGACGATCGAGAGTGCGCCAACTGCCAATCTAGTAGCCAAGGTAAAATTGTGACAAAGATCGAGCGACCTCACCTACTCGAAGCCTCAGAAAATATTACGGCGATACCAAGACACTCGATCGGGCTATTCGATGCAATCGCCTTGATTGTCGGATTAGTTATCGGTGCGGGAATATTTGAAACACCCGCATTAGTTGCGGCCAATGCTAACAGTGAAACTGACGTTTTACAAGCTTGGGGCTTAGGTGGAGTAATTTCTGTTATTGGTGCATTATGCTATGCGGAACTCGCTACCACGTATCCCAATATTGGTGGTAGCTACGACTACTTAAAACGAGCATTCGGTCGATCGATTGCGATTTTATTTGCTTGGGCGCGACTGAGTGTGATTCAGACTGGATCGATCGCCTTACTTGTATTTGTATTTGGAGATTATGCTACCCAATTATTCCGGCTGGGTACATTCTCGGCAGGGATTTATGCAGCACTGGCGATCGCTTTGCTCACAGCTCTCAACATTTTGGGTATCAAGCACAGTAAACGACTCCAAAACTGGCTGACGATTACCACCATCCTGGGACTACTGGCAATTATTATCATCGGTTTAACCTTTCCTGTAGACCCAATCTCTCCCGCTCCGGCTAATACCTCTGCTACGAGATCCTGGGGATCGGCGATGGTATTCGTACTGTTGTCCTACGGTGGCTGGAACGAAGCTGCTCAGATCTCCACCGAGATCGAGAATTACCGCCGCAATATCGTTCGATCGCTTCTATGGGGGCTGGGCATCATCACCGCTCTCTATTTACTGATTAATTTGGCATATCTCAAGGGCTTAGGGTTGGCTGGGATGGCTCAGTCATCAGCCGTTGCTGCCGATTTGATGCGACAGGCATTCGGCGAGCCAGGAGCCAAATTTATTAGTATCCTGGTTGTCGTTTGTACGCTCGATTCGATTAATGCCACCATTTTTACGGGCGCGCGGACTAACTTTGCGCTGGGGCAAGATGTTGCTACGTTCCGGTGGTTGGGTGTTTGGCAAGACCGTTACAATACGCCAACTTTTGCCTACTTATTCCAAGGGGCGATCTGCTTAGCATTAGTCGGACTCGGCACTGTCACTCGTGACGGGTTCAAAACGATGGTCG harbors:
- a CDS encoding APC family permease, translating into MTKIERPHLLEASENITAIPRHSIGLFDAIALIVGLVIGAGIFETPALVAANANSETDVLQAWGLGGVISVIGALCYAELATTYPNIGGSYDYLKRAFGRSIAILFAWARLSVIQTGSIALLVFVFGDYATQLFRLGTFSAGIYAALAIALLTALNILGIKHSKRLQNWLTITTILGLLAIIIIGLTFPVDPISPAPANTSATRSWGSAMVFVLLSYGGWNEAAQISTEIENYRRNIVRSLLWGLGIITALYLLINLAYLKGLGLAGMAQSSAVAADLMRQAFGEPGAKFISILVVVCTLDSINATIFTGARTNFALGQDVATFRWLGVWQDRYNTPTFAYLFQGAICLALVGLGTVTRDGFKTMVDYTAPIFWFFFLLSSISLLVLRVRDPARPRPFRVPLYPILPLLFCAACGYLLYSSLVYTGTGAIVGVIVVALGIPFVLRHRQIQH
- a CDS encoding DUF4394 domain-containing protein; translation: MKFSKLGTLITVLSVATMFEFVSVARSAAGVALTGLAGGNTLVFFDSATPNSTTTRGVTGADLSATLLGIDYRPANGQLYGITNNGVFAIDPASGNATLVNTISPTFNSGTISGVDFNPAADALRITGANGQNLRIGGGGLGATNVDGNLAYAAGDTNAGVSPTITASAYTNNFAGVPAGRTTQLFNIDSNLDTLVLQNPPNNGTLGTIGSLGVNVGTVGGFDIFSPSNGVNTAFAAFAPNGSTAASLYTIDLSTGAATSLGQIGTGAGFNLTGLAAPISPTAVPEPSSIPGLILLGIGTGWMLKRRKHKSIAAKTGK